The following is a genomic window from Verrucomicrobiia bacterium.
GCGCCCGTAGCGGCCTCCAGGCAGAGCAAACGGCCATCGCGGCTCATGGTGTACACCATGCCGGCTTGCACGCAGGGCGTGACGCGCGGCCCGGCCTCGTCAGGCTTGGCGATGCCCATGGCCCGGCACGGATACCGATAACGCCAGCGCAACTGGCCGCTCGCGGCATCCAGTGCCGAAATCCAGTCCTCGTCGGCCACATTGCCGAAAGCAATCACCAGCCCATCGTGGGTGGCCACACTGGCAAAACCGGCGCCAACCTCGGCCCGCCAGGCCACCGTGGGCAGGCGCTGGGTCCAGTCCCATCGGTCGGCCCCGTGGGCTTTGCTCTGTAGGCCTGCCACCAGGGCGGCCAGAAAAACCAGCCGGGCGAGGCGTAATCGGTCTGCAAGGGCTGATACAAACGTGTGCCGGGGGAGACGCGGTTTCATAACGATATGGTGTAGGTTGGGGGTGGCTTACGTTCTAAAATAAGTCGAACCTTCCGGTGGACGTTGGACAAGAAAGGGGTGAACTTGGCACGCACCAAGCCCGTCGGGGCCTGCTCCAGCGGCGCTGGTTGTTCTTCCAGCTTGGCCTCGACGGCAACCCCCCAGAATCGCTACGTGATGCCATTGCAAGTTGGATAATTTTAAGCATAAACAGTTACACCATGATTTGTCCAGCTCGCAGGGGGTGATGATTCGCATCAGCATTTTTCGCAAGACGTCCGTCGCCCGGTTCTCTTTGGCCGGCCAGCGCGGCAGCTACCCACAGCGTTCGTGGCTTCCGGTTGGCGGAGAAACCAGTCTGCGGGTGAACCATTCTCCCTGGTCGCAAAGTTATGGATGGTCCGGACGATTCCCCCTGGGACGGAACAGGTGGCCACCGCAACCTTGCCTTTGCCTCCAGCCGTCTAGCGCTTCGCTTCTCTTCAGGAACGAAGCCGCGCCAGCTTCTGCCGAAAGTTCGGCAGCCTGTGCGGGCATGGCCGCGACCTGCATCACGATGGGCGGGGGATCACCGATTTTGGACTTGTCCCAAGGACACCACCTTATATTTTGCCTCATTATGCAATTTCCCCTGCCCACCGCTCTGTTGGGTGCCGCTTTGCTGGTGACGGTCAGCGCGCGCGCCCTGGAGTACAGCACCAGTTTTCCAGCAGAAGAGGCCCATCAATGGCGTTTTCGCCCCGAAGGAGGCGCCACCCTGATGTTTCCGCCCGCAGGCGAACCCGCAGGCTTGCGGTGGAAGAGCGACGCGATAGTGGTGGCCACACGGGAGCTGGAGGTTGGCGCCGGCCCTTGCGAGATCGCGGTGGACCTGCGGATCACCGCCGGGCGGCGGGAAACGTGGCGTCACGGCGGCATCGCCATTGCGTTGGGCACCGCTCCTCCCGATTTGGCCGGCGGGGAAGATTGGTCCATAGTTTTTGCGGCCAAAGAGCAGGGGGTGATCGCCACTGCCATGCGGGATCGTCCCATGTGGGGGCGGGAAGTTTATCCCGGCGCATGGAATGTGGTTTCGCACGAGCTGGCCGAGCGTTTCCAAACCACCATGGGCGGGGCGGGCGGGCATCATTTCAGCGTGCAGTGGCCCAATACCTGGCTGGAGGGGACCTGGCTGCGTTTTCACGCCTGGAGGGACAGCCGCCACACTCTGCGTTTCACGCTTTACCACGGCGATGGCATGGCGGCGCCCTGGTGGGAGGCCTCATTGACCTTGCCGGCCGAATTTCGCGAGAAGCCCTTGCGCTGGTTGTCGGTCTTCACAGTCAACAACGAGCCGCTTTACCAGCCGGGGGCCAAGCCGCTCACTCATGCCCAGCTCGCGGGCGTCGTCGAGGGTGTGCGCGTGCGCACCTTGGATGAGGAAAAACCCAGGCTGGCCCAGCCGCTGCCGGTCCCGGAGATGGCATTTGCCAAAGAACGCGGGCCTTCAGCCTGGTTCCCCAAGGGCGGCCTGGAAGAATTGCGGGACAAGTTTCACTCGCCCGCCTTTGCCGATTACAAGGCGGTTTTGTTGCGTCACGCGGGCCAGGTCAAGCCGCAGGGCGAAGCCGCTCCCGCGCATGCCAGTTCCCTGGCGGAGCTGTTATGGGCCTATCTGCTGACCGGGGAGGAGACCTTCCTTGACCGTCTTTGGCCGCAACTGGACGCTGCCAGCGGTTACTCTGAATCCTTGCCCTCCCTCAAATGGGATGCGCCCGGCCACCTGCGTCAGCGTTTGCAGGTGAATGAGTTTGAGCTGCATCGCTACGTTGATCTGGCGATGATCTATGACACGCTCTATGACCGGCTGAATCCCCTGCGTCGGAGCCAGATCCAGCGGGCCTTGCGCCGGCTGCTGGCGCATTACGAACGGCAGATCAAGGCCAACGACTGGTGGTATCGCAATAATCCCAGCAACACCATCGGGGTGGGCAATGCGGGGAGCGCCCTGGTGGCGCTGGCCTTGCGCCATGACGACCCTGAACTGGCGCGGCGGGTGATCGCGCTTGCGGTCAAGACCTTCCACGAGCACTTTCGCAGCGTGGCGTCCGATGGCGGCTGTCTGGAGGGAAACATGTATTGGAACTATGGACTGCACCTGCCGCTGCTCCTCGGTTACGCGCTGCGCAATGTGGACGGGGACGACCGGGGGCTGTTGCGCTCGCCGCACTTCGCCAACGCCCACCGTTATGTGGAAAACAACCTGGGTGGCGATGGCCAGATGATTTGCTTCAATGACACCCAGCCGTGGTTGAACGGCTGGGTGGTTGTCAGCGCCGCCGGCAGCGAGTTTAACCGCCCCTTGCTGCGCTGGCTGGCCGATTACGAAGCGCGGGCCTTCGCCAAGGGACCCACTTTTGCCGAACAGGACCGCGGTTTGTACGCGATTGGTGCCTTTCTGTTGCGCGATCGGCAACCGGCTCCCCAACGTTTCCCCGGCCTGCCCACTTTGTCGGTGCTGGAAAGCATTTGCGAAGGGGTGATGCGGTCGGAAGGCGACCGGTTCATTCCGCGCCTGGTGACGGGGGTGAAGGGCAACGGCAGGTTGAACACCCACCATGCCCAGCAGGACCAGGGCAGTTTTGTACTCTACGCCCACGGCGAGGCCTTCCTGATTGACCCCGGCTATTTTGAAGGCGAGGCGACCAAGCACAGCCTGCCGCTCATTGGCACCAACCGGAGTCTCAACCCCACCGCCCACGCTCCCATCCTGGA
Proteins encoded in this region:
- a CDS encoding heparinase II/III-family protein, translating into MQFPLPTALLGAALLVTVSARALEYSTSFPAEEAHQWRFRPEGGATLMFPPAGEPAGLRWKSDAIVVATRELEVGAGPCEIAVDLRITAGRRETWRHGGIAIALGTAPPDLAGGEDWSIVFAAKEQGVIATAMRDRPMWGREVYPGAWNVVSHELAERFQTTMGGAGGHHFSVQWPNTWLEGTWLRFHAWRDSRHTLRFTLYHGDGMAAPWWEASLTLPAEFREKPLRWLSVFTVNNEPLYQPGAKPLTHAQLAGVVEGVRVRTLDEEKPRLAQPLPVPEMAFAKERGPSAWFPKGGLEELRDKFHSPAFADYKAVLLRHAGQVKPQGEAAPAHASSLAELLWAYLLTGEETFLDRLWPQLDAASGYSESLPSLKWDAPGHLRQRLQVNEFELHRYVDLAMIYDTLYDRLNPLRRSQIQRALRRLLAHYERQIKANDWWYRNNPSNTIGVGNAGSALVALALRHDDPELARRVIALAVKTFHEHFRSVASDGGCLEGNMYWNYGLHLPLLLGYALRNVDGDDRGLLRSPHFANAHRYVENNLGGDGQMICFNDTQPWLNGWVVVSAAGSEFNRPLLRWLADYEARAFAKGPTFAEQDRGLYAIGAFLLRDRQPAPQRFPGLPTLSVLESICEGVMRSEGDRFIPRLVTGVKGNGRLNTHHAQQDQGSFVLYAHGEAFLIDPGYFEGEATKHSLPLIGTNRSLNPTAHAPILDAWESGDLRSMTVDATAAYGGRSGQGTPSSAKSVRRIFVQVGALALVVLDEVVPGETGADIHAQYQIGQPVKVEGAQAVLTGAQGTVTLTTDGPPMTLRVTPRQFSREWVFTQTKVPWQTLEGTYPADPATPLLTVLAPAARGDQPVRARVTRAGETITVGLAGAEVKFIRQAKGWSAVRP